One genomic region from Bacteroidales bacterium encodes:
- a CDS encoding cupin domain-containing protein, which translates to MKKSTLFLISVAIFIASCGNPKTETIEVDINELTEQIELVDYGAEPIVFDIEDVTSRNVNFRTAFWTGNFIQMTLMTLQPGEDIGLELHTQTDQFIRVEEGKGIVYMGDTEDNLDFEREVKDDFALFIPAGKWHNLKNTGDKPLKLYSIYAPAEHARGTVHQTRAEGIEHDHDHDHDH; encoded by the coding sequence ATGAAAAAAAGTACTTTATTTTTAATTTCCGTTGCAATTTTTATTGCCAGCTGTGGTAATCCAAAAACTGAAACAATAGAGGTTGATATCAATGAATTAACTGAACAGATAGAGTTAGTGGATTATGGTGCAGAACCTATCGTTTTTGACATCGAGGATGTAACGAGCAGAAATGTAAACTTCCGTACGGCTTTCTGGACAGGCAATTTTATTCAAATGACCTTAATGACTTTACAACCAGGCGAGGATATTGGTTTAGAACTTCATACCCAGACCGACCAGTTTATTCGAGTGGAAGAAGGAAAAGGAATTGTGTATATGGGAGATACAGAAGATAATCTAGATTTTGAGCGTGAGGTAAAAGATGATTTTGCACTCTTTATCCCTGCTGGAAAATGGCACAACTTAAAAAACACTGGTGACAAGCCGCTGAAACTTTATTCGATCTATGCACCTGCTGAGCATGCACGTGGAACAGTTCATCAAACCCGAGCAGAAGGAATTGAACATGACCATGACCATGATCATGATCATTAG
- a CDS encoding tetratricopeptide repeat protein: protein MKALFSAVFALVSITSAFAIHPPDSLLRLSLKGKNTYEQVNLMCEAAVWWRDKGSFDSAQAVLNQAMTRAKEKSDSASVGLVYYHQGGVNWRMGQYEDARISYQKSISIRQELSDDSGAASSYINLALVQRDISNYDASLRTLRTAKELYQELNDSSGLADVLTLSGGVFLRLNNYDSASSNFHNALSIRHFMSDSSSIASSFTNLATLYKTKGDFDSSVFYFNEALSLQKRLGNKSNIAFTYLSLGGLYWEMKDYHNAIDNYIESLRIYEKGSDKIQTALVLENIGLIYRDLGNIDRSLEYHNSVLEIYKSIGNPLRESIALNFIAGDYLTAKNYTKALDYYKASYTIREQLNNKQLMAATCNSLGMVYKNLDISDSSHFYYFKAYDLYTDLGDLRNQAATLNNIANLKWKINDVDSTMYYFKMALASRQLIMDVQGEGYTMLQFGQFLMENKKNKRAYDMAIGAFNISQQINDWTLKKDASLLLSKYFETVGNYKQAHSYFKLYNESQEALNRDETIKRIADMEIRFEHEKRVQALERKQFEIELKDSEIKQKNQRYYYMLGALVLLMGLVVTVFIAWRQKIRTNKILNLQKQEIEAQRDQISSQNEKITDSIVYASRIQKAMLPPESVINNLFPDHFVFFKPRDVVSGDFYWVHSENNYRVIVVADCTGHGVPGAFMSMMGVSLLNELTGQYSSFDAAKLLGSLREKVRINLHQTTYTDGSSNDSIDMGMIIIENSTNKACYAGGNIPLWVYRDKTLTTYNADRMPIGIHIGEEMSFTNNFVQLQKGDTIFMFSDGFPDQFGGTRNRKLLVSGFKKIIESIAETDIEKQATLLEKNLQEWKKDTRQIDDIIVLGVKI, encoded by the coding sequence ATGAAAGCACTTTTTTCTGCAGTATTTGCTTTAGTGTCAATAACCTCGGCTTTTGCGATTCATCCACCTGATAGTCTTTTAAGATTGTCATTGAAAGGTAAAAACACCTACGAACAAGTAAATCTTATGTGCGAAGCTGCTGTGTGGTGGCGCGATAAAGGTTCGTTTGACAGTGCTCAGGCTGTTTTAAATCAGGCTATGACGCGTGCTAAGGAGAAATCCGATTCGGCTTCAGTAGGATTGGTATATTATCATCAAGGTGGCGTAAACTGGCGCATGGGACAGTACGAAGATGCACGAATAAGTTATCAAAAAAGCATTAGTATAAGACAAGAACTCTCAGACGATTCCGGCGCAGCCTCTTCATATATCAACCTTGCATTAGTTCAACGCGATATAAGTAATTATGATGCTTCGCTGCGGACACTCAGAACTGCAAAGGAACTGTATCAGGAACTGAATGACAGTAGCGGATTAGCAGATGTTTTAACACTTTCGGGCGGTGTTTTCCTTAGACTGAACAATTACGACAGTGCCTCAAGCAATTTTCACAATGCCCTATCAATCAGACACTTCATGTCTGACTCATCTTCAATAGCATCAAGTTTTACTAATTTAGCCACGCTATATAAAACCAAAGGCGATTTTGACAGCTCGGTTTTTTATTTCAATGAGGCTCTATCCCTACAAAAGCGATTGGGGAACAAGTCAAATATCGCTTTTACCTACCTAAGTCTTGGCGGCTTGTACTGGGAAATGAAGGATTATCACAACGCCATAGACAACTATATTGAAAGCCTGAGGATATACGAAAAAGGCTCTGACAAAATACAAACAGCTTTGGTGCTAGAAAACATCGGGCTTATTTATCGCGATTTAGGCAACATTGACCGTTCGCTTGAATATCACAACTCAGTCCTTGAGATATACAAATCAATCGGAAACCCTCTGCGCGAATCTATTGCACTAAATTTTATCGCCGGAGACTATTTAACTGCAAAAAATTATACAAAAGCTCTTGATTATTACAAAGCATCGTACACTATTCGCGAACAACTGAACAACAAGCAGTTAATGGCTGCAACATGTAACAGTTTAGGTATGGTGTATAAAAACTTAGATATATCTGACAGCTCCCACTTCTACTATTTCAAAGCCTACGATTTATATACCGATTTAGGAGATTTGAGAAATCAGGCAGCAACGCTGAACAATATTGCCAATTTGAAATGGAAAATTAACGATGTCGATTCCACAATGTACTATTTTAAAATGGCTTTAGCATCTCGCCAATTGATAATGGACGTACAGGGAGAGGGCTACACTATGTTGCAGTTTGGACAGTTCCTAATGGAAAACAAAAAGAACAAGCGTGCCTACGATATGGCTATAGGAGCATTTAATATATCCCAACAAATAAATGACTGGACACTTAAAAAAGATGCAAGTCTACTGCTTAGTAAATATTTTGAAACTGTCGGAAATTACAAACAAGCACACAGCTATTTTAAACTGTACAACGAATCGCAAGAGGCACTGAACCGAGATGAGACTATTAAACGGATCGCCGATATGGAGATTCGTTTCGAACACGAAAAACGAGTTCAGGCACTTGAAAGAAAACAGTTTGAGATAGAGTTAAAAGACTCGGAAATTAAACAAAAAAACCAACGCTACTACTATATGTTGGGGGCACTGGTTCTACTAATGGGCTTGGTTGTCACAGTTTTTATTGCTTGGCGACAAAAAATTCGTACAAACAAAATATTAAACCTACAAAAGCAAGAGATAGAGGCTCAACGGGATCAGATAAGCAGTCAAAACGAAAAAATAACCGACAGCATTGTTTATGCAAGCAGAATACAAAAGGCTATGCTTCCACCTGAATCGGTTATAAACAATCTTTTCCCGGATCATTTCGTGTTTTTCAAGCCACGCGATGTAGTTAGTGGCGATTTTTACTGGGTGCACAGCGAAAATAATTATCGTGTTATTGTCGTAGCTGATTGCACTGGACACGGCGTTCCAGGTGCTTTTATGAGTATGATGGGCGTATCTCTACTAAATGAGCTTACAGGTCAATATTCAAGTTTCGATGCCGCAAAACTATTGGGAAGCCTTAGAGAAAAAGTCCGTATCAACTTACATCAAACCACATACACCGACGGCAGTAGCAACGACAGCATAGACATGGGGATGATAATAATTGAAAATTCTACCAACAAAGCATGCTACGCAGGAGGTAATATTCCACTTTGGGTATATAGAGACAAAACCCTAACAACATACAATGCTGATAGAATGCCAATTGGAATACATATCGGAGAAGAAATGTCTTTTACAAATAATTTTGTTCAGCTTCAAAAAGGGGATACAATTTTCATGTTTTCAGACGGTTTCCCCGATCAATTTGGTGGTACAAGAAATAGAAAATTACTAGTTTCGGGGTTTAAAAAAATAATCGAGTCTATAGCTGAAACTGATATTGAAAAGCAAGCCACACTGCTTGAGAAAAACTTACAAGAGTGGAAAAAAGACACAAGACAAATTGATGATATTATTGTGTTAGGCGTAAAAATTTAG
- a CDS encoding succinate dehydrogenase cytochrome b subunit, with translation MKNFLLTSSIGKKFVVSLSGLFLMAFITVHLTVNLMLVIDDTGDMYNIAANFMGTNPIIKVVEPVLAIGFLIHIAYTITLTIQNLLARPKGYAKSRTAAGVSWASRNMFILGGLIAVFLVLHLMNFFIKMKFTGDPLYSDIVVNGETMKNSYLLVSSLFKGSLVYSLLYIAGAILLGLHLTHGFWSAFQSIGFNNDIWLPRLKTIALIFAVVVATGFAIIPIYFRLFQQCV, from the coding sequence ATGAAGAACTTTCTGCTAACTTCATCGATAGGGAAAAAGTTTGTGGTTTCGCTATCGGGTCTTTTTTTGATGGCATTTATTACGGTTCATTTAACCGTAAATTTAATGCTTGTGATAGACGATACGGGTGATATGTATAATATCGCTGCTAATTTTATGGGAACAAACCCGATAATAAAAGTTGTTGAGCCGGTGTTGGCAATTGGTTTTTTAATACACATTGCATACACAATTACCCTTACAATTCAGAATTTGTTAGCCCGACCTAAAGGGTATGCAAAATCGCGAACTGCTGCTGGTGTTTCGTGGGCATCACGTAATATGTTCATTTTGGGTGGATTAATAGCTGTGTTTTTAGTGCTACACCTAATGAATTTCTTTATTAAAATGAAATTTACAGGAGATCCACTTTATAGTGATATTGTTGTAAATGGCGAGACAATGAAAAACAGTTATCTTTTGGTATCATCGTTATTTAAAGGCAGTCTGGTATACAGCTTATTGTATATTGCGGGTGCTATTCTGCTAGGACTTCATTTAACACATGGGTTTTGGTCGGCTTTCCAAAGTATAGGATTTAACAATGATATTTGGTTGCCACGTCTAAAAACCATCGCATTGATATTTGCAGTTGTTGTTGCAACAGGATTTGCAATAATACCAATTTACTTCAGACTATTTCAACAATGTGTGTAA